The genome window GAAGTGAAAAAATTAAAAGTACAGGGGGTTAGAAAGTAAAAGTATTGGAGTTAGAATTATAATATATGAAAATTGAAAGAAGATAAATGTTCAAGGGCTAAATGTGTATTTTTTGTAAATGTTGAGGACTTAAAACACAAAAGTCCACCGACTTTGTGTTTTAAGATGTTACGAGGATTTtgacccgccgcgcgttgcggcgacgTCAAAAGTTAAAGTCACTTGTATTCATACTTTATATTTAACCCGACTCTTTACTGAAAAAAGTTACGTCGCCGtcgaatgaaaacgtattatattaaACCCAACTCGCTTTCGAATACAGTTTACGAACGTACATAAAATAAGTATAAAACGTATTATTTTTTACCTGACTTACTTGAGAAAAtttttttatatcaaaacgtgaaTTTAAAATGACAGGTACGTTAAAACTGCGATACACAACACATTACGTCGGCGGCACCTTAGTTGTTTATAGCGGACGATACATTATGTGATGCGTTGACCATATAAAACACGTGTTTGATGTATCCGATCAAACTcagtgtaacctatataagcatttgTGGTTACAATGTACAATACTGACAATAACGTTTGATGCCCGCACGTGACATTACACGTTTTTTACTTTGTTACACATGGTACGTGCGTGACATTAACGCCATTATATATATAGTACGGCTCGATCATTGCGGTGTAAAGTTGTAACAATATTTTAGACAATCGTGTAAAatcgtaaaagtaatttagaaATTAACATGGTTATACATAGATAAAAAATAGTATAATAATGTGTGACGCTATGGTCTAAAGTCGTAAATGCAATTCAAATAAAATGAGACAtcaagttattaagtagaaaaaGTTGGCGGATCAAAGTTGTCAATTACCAAAAGTTAGAAGTGAATGTGTAACTTACTTAGTTTGAAAGTGTGAAGTGAAAAAATTAAAAGCATAGGGGGTTAGAAAATAAAAGTATTGGAGTTAGAATTATAATATATGAAAATTGAAAGAAGATAAATGTTCAAGGGCTAAATGTGTATTTTTTGTAAATATTGAGGACTTAAAACACAAAAGAGCTAAATGTGTATTTTTTAAATGTTGAGGACTTAAAACACAAAAGTCCACCGATTTTGTGTTTTAAGATGTTATAAAATATActaaatctatacatataataaagtaaattaAATGTGTCCACGTGGCAACTCATGAGAGtattgttttcttggttttgGCGCAATTCTCCTGCTCCACTTTTCCTTCACGTATTTGGATTTCGGTAACCCGGTAAGCCTACGGACCCTTTATATTCCAATTTCCTAATTCTCCCTGACCCCTCAATTCTAACCCTGGGGTTTTTTCCCAATACGTTCATCTCTCTTCCCCATTTCTAATCGCCTCCCATCCGACATCAAGGTTTTGATCTTGAACCCCTTGATTTTCttcaaatttttttcaaaactaGGGGTGCGAAATCAAAGAGATATCCGATATTGATATCAAGGTTTTGATCTTGAAtaggtactaactttttttaacaggtttaggttttatggtttcaattttgtaatacctttgggtactaacactaaaattatcaatataatgactaaaaCCCCTTccattctttttaattttatcaatgtaacacttttgagtactaacacctaattttatttaagtttaaatcaattttacaaaatctattctttttattttcatctttttattatatctcttaattaacatgaTTTTTTTTAAGTCTAACCATTAAATTTTGACCATTTCTCCATCCAAAAACTAAGCCCTAAGAttgtggggtatggggcttgggttggggcgtgggttggctaAAAACACCCAAGCCACCacctcgggtgggcttgggttggggcgtggcccaagGGGCGGGAGTTTAAAGCCGGACGTGGGGCGGGtctagcaaggtgacatggcgggctctcaatggccaaaccaaactagccgttggccaacgactatgttaaaaaaaattattttttcactataaaactcacacttttattcctttttttaccacattcaaccacaatACACTCCacatcttctataatcatctctaTTCTCATTCTACAAAACGAAAAATGCATCATCATAATCGTGGTTATGACTCGAACAACCCGTTTGCATTCCAAtaaaataatcctagcccaccacccaatcgTCCAATGCCTCGTCCATTTTTAATACACTCCCCTATGCCCGATATGGCGAGTTATGCATCGTATATCGGGAATCGTTtgtttactaacttcccacacaccgaCGATTCAATACATAGCCCGATGAACCTTTCACAAAcgcccatcaacctttcaccaacctccatcaaCCTTTCCCAAAACGAAACcgtccccgaaactcaaccacccaacgaTGGTCCTTCCGCATCCCAACCCATAAAaaagagaagtcataagaaaaaaaccgaggcgGAGAAAGCAATTGAAACcccaaacgaaaacaacaaagatGGGTCGTTAATGAAGaacttgcattggcgagggcttggcttcaacaatctcaacatctaactttaggtatttttaaatattttgtagcccttattttaatatttatggttattttttatataactttgtaatatattaaattttatttttattaaaataggaaattctcaaCATCGAAGTCATTTGTGGGAAGCGATTAGTAAAGCATTCCATGAAGAAATGAGAAGGAAGgcttatcgtgaaaacgatagcttatcctcgaagtggagcgagataagcggtcaactcacaaaatttagtgtttttttaaataaagcaaagcaaaacccaaaaagtggtgaaaccgaagccgacattGTGACAAATGCATTGGTTGCATTCAAAACAAATGTGGGGagcgacttccgtttcatgcattgttgggagatttgtaagttcCATCCAAAGTGGGTGAATATCCCCAGTGCTAGCGAAACTaacacgtcttccaaaaggtcaagggcctcgtcccaagcccaatctgatacacgagatcaagagtttgaggaccttttggatgattcgccaaacCGGCCTGAATATGGAAGAGATGCCGCAAAAAAGCGCGCTCAAAAATCAAGATCGGGTACGGCGTCGCCTTCAGTTGGGAGTTCgggctcgcgtaggggaatatacagcgatcagttggatgatattgcatgcaagttagatacattcaacgtattccaacaacaaatggccgaaattcgaaaaagcaaagaagctagagatgccctgaaacaaaaacgagatgatttgaaatttctattCCAGCCCATTGATCACCTAGAGGGTGAAGAGTTGGAACTAATCTTGgagatgagagaagagataaagaaAAAATATAAGCATTAggaattttttatgtaatttctttatttaaaaatattaaaaaaaattaaatttgttgctttaaaaaatattcaaaaagCGGTTTGGGctggccacgccccaaacccccgccccaccataccgtctTCTATGTGGGTCAGTCCAGTGAAGCCCCCCCAaaccacgtgtcaactcatgcctcaaacccccgccccaccataccccacgttCTAATTAGTTAACGAATTTTTCCTGACCATTTAATTTTTCCTGACAATTTCTCCGTCCAAAAATTAAACCATAACTAGTTAAAGAATTTTTCAAATAAGTATTGAATTTCCGAATATACTAACAAAAGAAATTCACACTTGCCTCATTATCTTTTTGCCCATATTATTTCTCACCAGTTGACTTCAATCACCTATATACGCCACCCACTGCACTCGCAAAGTCGCAATTGTATCCAATTCAAACTCATAAACCCCAATTTCACACTTGTAAAACCAGATCATGTGCTAAACATTgataaatattaattatttagcGTCTTTTGCTAGCAACTGTTTCAGTTCTTCTTCAATTTCTTTGTCAAAGACTTCATCTTTCTCATCATTATGTGCCTCATTTTCTTGCTCTATTTGGGAGAAATTGTGGGCAGGTAATCTTTTGCAGACAGGTTGACTTTGAGCTGCATAAAGGTGAGTACTTTTCAATTTTTCATCACTTTCTTGGATCTTTTTCACTTGGGTATGATAGATTTGTGGTTTATTTGATCTGGGTATTTCAAATTTATTGCAAAGTTTGAGTCTTTAACATTAAAAGTTGTGTTAGACTTAGATTCTTGATTGTGTTATATTGTGAAAAACCTAGGGTTATGTAACCATTTTGAGTTGCATAAAGGTAAGTACTTTTCAATTTTTCATCACTTTcttgtagggctgtaaacgagccgagtcgagccgagctagacccagttcgagctcggctcgaactcgattcgaaccggctcgagctcgaatttcaaatcgagctgagatttgtggctcgagctcgactcgattagcATTAGAGCTAGCTcagctcggctcgatctagctcgaactaacaaagaaccgcaaaatttactacaagcccttaaaaatgaatttcttcatagactaagggccataattgccatttaatttaaccatatggctaaatatgcaagtatatatagttaattcactttgtacattgtctttaccttcttttatatgagagatactcccttagtttttgttttccaagCGATGTGAGATGTAAACCTtctcgagccagctcacgagccgagccaggccaagctcgagctcgacttgtttacaaaccgagccgagccgagctggctcgtttacaaccgagccaatttcgagccgagctttcttcaagcttttttcgagcgagctgcgagccacgagttttttgaacgcCCCTACTTTCTTGAAATTTTTTCACTTGGGTGTGATAGATTTGTGGTTTATTTGATCTGGGTTCTTCAAATTTATTGCAAAGTTTGAGTCTTTGATATGGAAAATTGTGTTAGAAATAGAATCTTGATTATGTTATATTGTGACAAACCTAGGGTTATAGAACAATGAAAGTGTTTGAATGTTTCAAATTGCCTGCTTAAAATTCTGTCTTGATCACAAAAATCTTCTTGTAGATGATATGTTATATGCAATTGAGCATGCTTGATTACATGTTTATAAAAAAGAAACTAAAAGCCCTAATTTGTACGCATTCGTTAAGGAAATTTAGGGAAAAAAATCCCTAATTTCTATGcattttgtttgttaattttattCCAAATAAATATTATACTGATTTCAATTCTAATTCCAGCTTGGTAGTTTGGAACATCAAAGCAAGAAGCTATGAAGTGCTTTGGGTCATCGAATAATGAAAAACAGGGTGAACAATCAAAAACTCCAACGAAATCTGTTCGGTCATCAAGTTCACTATTCACAGATTCTGATAATCGACGTTCTATCGCCTCGGACCATAGCATAAATTCACCTGGTAGCACAAATTTTCCGAGTTTTTCACAAAAACCGAGTAATCTTAGAGTTTTCACGTTTTCTGAACTCAAGGCGGCTACAAAGAACTTTAGCCGGTCAGCAATGATCGGTGAGGGTGGGTTTGGGTGTGTCTACACGGGTCTCATTAAGAACCCTAAAGATCCTAATAAACGGTTAGAAGTGGCTGTTAAACAGTTGGGCCGAACAGGATTACAGGTAACCTTTGTTTTCTTATGTTTGACTTTTGATCTTTTGACTTTTCGAATGTCAACtgtaataatttaatttaaaattgGCTTCGATTTTCTGGTTGTTGATAAAATTCTGTTCCCATTACGTTGAATTATAAATCAACATTATTTTGGAACTAAAGATGAAATGACATGTGAGTAGACTCTGAATTTGGAAGTAGCGGTTTTGACTTATTAAGTCAAAAGTGGATTCTTTATGTGTTTGATAGCAGAGTCTACCGGGAATGATAATCAAATCCCTTTTTTTCATTCCCAAACACCCTCTATCATTCCCTAAGCCATCAATCCAAACACCCTTAGCCTACAATTTTCTACTCTATATGAGAAACAAGACCATTTAAAATTTTTGAGTTCAAACCGATTTCCTATGCAGTTattatcggtgatatatcggttattgGTCCCCATGTACAATATCGGTGTCAACTGTCGGTCCGAATATTGGTACCGATATTATcagcgatattgaccgatatatcaccgattttcccgatatcagtacccttcttcttagttctaccattcgcctttcttcttattgctgctattagtgttttaagtcttaattgttaattgtCAGTGTTAAGTGTTAGTGTTTTgtaagttgcaaaaggttaatttgttaatggaggagagtatactgaattgttagtgtttatatatataaattctacatgatattaaaattagCGATATCCCACTGCGccgataacctatatctcaaatatcggtccttgacagATATCCGATTTTTTGCCACATTAACTGCTTAGCCGATTTCTTTTAGAATTTCTTTTGTCTATGAGCTTTCTTGATATTCTTTGTTATATCGCAATAGGGGCACAAAGAGTGGGTAACCGAAGTGGACGTTCTAGGAGTGGTTGAGCACCCGAACCTTGTAAAACTGATCGGTTATTGTGCAGAAGATGATGAAAGAGGAATGCAACGGCTTTTAGTCTATGAATATATGCCTAATGGAAGTGTGGAGGACCATATATGTTCAAGGTCCAGTTCGCCTCTCTCATGGACCATGCGACTCAAAGTGGCTCAAGATGCTGCTCGTGGGTTGACGTATTTACACGAGGATTTGTTTTTTCAGGTATTTTAACGTTCGGAACGCTTTCAGAATCCGTGTTTAGTAATGTGTATGTTTTACAAGAATTATTAGTaacattgattttttttttttttttgtagattaTATTTAGAGATTTCAAGTCGTCTAACATTCTGCTAGATGAGAATTGGAACGCTAAGCTTTCCGATTTCGGAATGGCTCGGTTAGGTCCACAAGAAGGACTCACTCATGTCTCTACCGCGGTATGTTACTTCTTATTGAATTTAGCCATTTAGTAGAAGTAGCAAGTTAAACGCATGGGTTGGGTAACGGTCCGTTCGGGTTGGCCAAACTCGGTTGAACCGATCTTCAGAATTGCAACTTTCGTGAGTTACCAATTTGCTCATTGTCATCATTAAATTAAGGGTTTGAATGTCTGACACGACTcgaaaacacgacacgaacctaacacgaaattcgcgggtttgAGTTTAGACTCaatgggttcgggtcagtttcaagTTGAACCTGCGaaccgtttaacccatttatattatattatattttttttacaatatgttttatgtcataaattaaattgggtgtgtattttatgccataattataacttaaaaagagaaattgacGTAAGATTTTATAATTTTAATGTAATTCTATTATAtacattgtattttttttttcagtaaATTTTAATACATTAGTATGCggaaaaaaacctaaaaaatataaaaaatcgggttgaacaggtcgtgttcgggtcaacccgtgAATATTCGGGTCGTAtccgggttcatatgtatgacacgTTTTTCGAGTTCGGGCTTGGGCTCGGGTTGAACTAGCCAACCCGCGAACACAACCCGTTTGGCACCCCTTACATTAAAGGATTGACACTTATTCACAAGATCCCTTTATATCTGTAgcaaagggcattttagtcatttcactATGCATCCCGATACACGAAAGTTTCTAAATTCCCATTAACATAATGTTATCAGGTAGTAGGAACCATGGGATACGCAGCTCCAGAATACATCCAGACCGGTCATCTTACATCCAAGAGTGACGTATGGAGCTTCGGAGTCTTTCTGTATGAACTTATAACGGGTAGGCGTCCACTGGATAAAAACCGACCCAAGAACGAGCAGAAGCTTCTAGAATGGGTGAAACCCTACCTAGACTCCAAAAGGTTCCGGATAATCATCGACACAAGACTCGAGGGTAAATACTCGTTAAAATCAGCACAAAAGTTGTCGATTATAGCCAATAGGTGTTTGTCTCGAAACCCGCGAACACGGCCCAAGATGAGTGAGGTGTTAGAAATGATTAACCAACTCATCGGGGGGCCGTCACAAACAACCAGCCCGGCACCACAGAAGAGTCTGGGCCCCGTTGTTGCTATCGAGCCGAAGAAAGTTTTCGTGGAGCCTCTACAGAGTAAAAAGACGGATGAAGACACAAAAACTAAAGCCGAAAAAGGGTCTCCTAAGGTTGTTCAACGTACCGAATCTGGTTGTTTTTCTTCACGATGTGGTCCGAAGTTGTTGACGTTTTGTTGATTATGAACAGTCCGGGAATCGGTTTTGCAGCGTATGGTAGTAAATGACGTTATTGCCCCTGTCGTCCGGTTTAGAAAGGTGAATCCTAGGTTTTTATTTGTGTTGTGGATATAAGTTAAGTGAAGTTGTGTAGTCTGTGTGCATTATAGGAAGTTAAATGAGTCTATGTATGCTGCATTTTGTATTGTATACATTGATTATGTCATGCAATGTCTGGGCCGGTTCATACTGCAAAACATTGGTCAAACTTGTATGCTGTGGAAATTTTCAAAGGATTGAAAGTTCTAAAAATGTTAAACAATAAATATAACACGTATATTCAAAGGAATGAAAGTcctaaaaatattaaacattaaatataACACTTTTACATAACTAACTATAGCGGAGGGTTATCTtgaaatattgcgagaaccgtaagaacgaatgaaaaaaccaaccaaaaccaatttttttaatacaaacctcattttAATTAAGATacaatatcaaaaaaaaaaaaaaaaaaaaattacaacatcaaataattaaGAAAATCActcattttagatttttttacacatgtgtaaatataacagatttacacatgtgtaaatggcaaacttacacatgtgtaaattttctttatttacgaattcatgtaaatttaaacgtgtaaattaaatttctaacattgtattcgaataataatgataagtgtagaaaaaaattttgaatttgaattgtttttgaccaagttcttacggttttttcatttgttctcacgattctcacaatatttagcgttctcatttaaacctttCCCACTAACTACATATTCCTAAAACAAGAAAAAGCATGTTGAATGATGGTTTGATATACACAGCTGGTTACAAATTTTAAACCGCACCGTAAGACTCAACCTTGAACTAAACTGTAAAGCCAAATCGGCTGACTTGCTTCGATTTATACAATCCGGGTGGTATCAACAGTTTATGAACATACAACCTATGTGGTAATGTAGATCAACCATTAATAAATTAATTTTATTGAAGGATACACAAATTTATAGAattattacatacatacataacatggAGGTATATTTATAGCATAGGTAGAAAAATTTAATTGAAAATAAGACTAagcggtatgggggccggctgaggcccggcgccggtcccccacaccgcccccctcc of Helianthus annuus cultivar XRQ/B chromosome 1, HanXRQr2.0-SUNRISE, whole genome shotgun sequence contains these proteins:
- the LOC110881531 gene encoding serine/threonine-protein kinase PCRK1; protein product: MKCFGSSNNEKQGEQSKTPTKSVRSSSSLFTDSDNRRSIASDHSINSPGSTNFPSFSQKPSNLRVFTFSELKAATKNFSRSAMIGEGGFGCVYTGLIKNPKDPNKRLEVAVKQLGRTGLQGHKEWVTEVDVLGVVEHPNLVKLIGYCAEDDERGMQRLLVYEYMPNGSVEDHICSRSSSPLSWTMRLKVAQDAARGLTYLHEDLFFQIIFRDFKSSNILLDENWNAKLSDFGMARLGPQEGLTHVSTAVVGTMGYAAPEYIQTGHLTSKSDVWSFGVFLYELITGRRPLDKNRPKNEQKLLEWVKPYLDSKRFRIIIDTRLEGKYSLKSAQKLSIIANRCLSRNPRTRPKMSEVLEMINQLIGGPSQTTSPAPQKSLGPVVAIEPKKVFVEPLQSKKTDEDTKTKAEKGSPKVVQRTESGCFSSRCGPKLLTFC